In the genome of Raphanus sativus cultivar WK10039 chromosome 4, ASM80110v3, whole genome shotgun sequence, one region contains:
- the LOC130510898 gene encoding probable polygalacturonase, translated as MQLQRKQVILPNKFSLLPKKPLQQRQEKMWPLSKSVVFLPCFAAFLLITALSSAYGYGYSEATCSGIVPLRYRNDKISITDFGGVGDGRTVNTKAFRAAIYRIQHLRRRGGTVLYIPPGVFLTESFSLTSHMTLFLARGAVIKAVQDTSNWPLIDPLPSYGRGRELPGARYMSFIHGDGLRDVVITGQNGTIDGQGEVWWNMWRSRTLRFTRPNLIEFKNSKEIIISNVIFQNSPFWNIHPVYCSDVVIHHVTILAPQDSPNTDGIDPDSSNNVCIEDSYISTGDDLVAIKSGWDEYGIAFGRPSSNITIRRITGSSPYAGIAIGSETSGGIKNIVAEHISLSNMGVGVNIKTNIGRGGYIKNIKISNVYVENAKYGIKIAGDTGDHPDAYYNPNALPVVKGIHINNVWGVNVQNAGSIQGLKGSPFTAICLSEISLHGSLNSYRTWKCSDVIGTSLKVSPWPCSELRTTGGSYSCSSTF; from the exons ATGCAGTTACAAAGGAAACAAGTAATCCTTCCAAATAAATTTTCTCTCCTCCCAAAGAAACCTCTGCAACAACGACAAGAAAAAATGTGGCCACTCTCCAAATCAGTTGTCTTCCTCCCATGCTTCGCCGCTTTTCTACTCATCACAGCTCTTTCTTCGGCGTATGGCTATGGCTACTCGGAGGCGACATGTTCAGGAATAGTTCCCTTGAGGTACCGGAACGATAAGATCTCTATAACAGACTTTGGCGGCGTCGGGGACGGGAGGACGGTGAACACTAAGGCGTTTAGGGCAGCGATATATAGGATTCAGCATCTGAGGAGGAGAGGAGGCACGGTTCTTTATATACCACCGGGAGTGTTTCTCACGGAGAGCTTCAGTCTCACCAGCCATATGACTCTTTTCTTGGCCAGAGGCGCTGTTATCAAAGCCGTTCAG GATACATCAAATTGGCCATTGATTGATCCTTTGCCATCTTATGGAAGAGGGAGGGAGTTACCAGGGGCACGGTATATGAGCTTCATTCATGGTGATGGCCTTCGTGATGTAGTCATCACTG GACAAAACGGGACAATAGACGGTCAAGGAGAAGTGTGGTGGAACATGTGGCGGAGTAGAACACTAAGGTTCACTAGACCGAATCTAATTGAGTTCAAGAACTCTAAGGAGATCATAATCTCCAATGTTATTTTCCAGAACTCACCCTTCTGGAACATTCACCCTGTCTATTGCAG TGATGTTGTCATCCATCACGTTACCATCTTAGCTCCACAAGATTCCCCCAACACAGATGGGATCGATCCAG ATTCCAGCAACAACGTCTGCATAGAAGACTCTTACATCTCAACAGGGGACGACCTAGTTGCCATCAAAAGCGGTTGGGACGAGTACGGAATCGCTTTCGGCCGTCCAAGCTCAAACATAACGATCCGCCGCATCACAGGATCTTCTCCGTACGCAGGTATCGCAATAGGAAGCGAAACATCAGGAGGAATCAAGAACATCGTAGCAGAACACATCAGTCTCTCCAATATGGGCGTTGGAGTCAACATCAAGACAAACATTGGTCGTGGAGGATACATCAAAAACATCAAAATCTCTAACGTCTATGTTGAAAACGCAAAGTACGGGATCAAGATCGCTGGCGACACGGGAGATCACCCTGACGCGTATTATAACCCGAACGCTCTTCCAGTCGTTAAAGGAATACATATTAATAACGTTTGGGGGGTTAACGTTCAAAACGCCGGTTCCATTCAAGGCCTTAAGGGTTCACCTTTTACAG CGATATGTCTGAGTGAGATTAGTCTACATGGAAGCTTGAACTCGTATCGCACGTGGAAGTGTTCCGATGTTATTGGAACTTCGCTCAAAGTCAGCCCTTGGCCTTGTTCAGAGCTGAGAACTACCGGCGGATCATATTCGTGTTCTTCCACCTTCTGA
- the LOC108834569 gene encoding uncharacterized protein LOC108834569, protein MGNCLNGGNNVTRMVQEEQEVKKDYNRKDRKVKIVLRRDELEKLILFQLNAGGDVQGKGETTLASFGDFLRELEAERFAGEAAAKAAEEEEESRRRCRKWRPSLERITEWPEETL, encoded by the coding sequence atgggAAACTGTTTGAATGGAGGAAACAACGTTACAAGAATGGttcaagaagaacaagaagtgaAGAAAGATTACAACAGAAAAGATCGGAAAGTGAAGATTGTTCTGAGAAGAGATGAGTTAGAGAAACTCATCCTCTTCCAGTTAAATGCCGGTGGTGACGTCCAAGGGAAGGGAGAAACAACTTTGGCTTCTTTCGGGGATTTTCTCAGGGAACTAGAGGCGGAGAGATTTGCCGGAGAAGCcgcagctaaggcagctgaggaagaggaagagtcTCGCCGGAGATGTCGGAAGTGGAGACCGTCGTTGGAGAGAATTACTGAATGGCCTGAAGAAACACTATAG
- the LOC108834568 gene encoding uncharacterized protein LOC108834568 yields MMDTLSRCFNGLQERYESVLEAKSIYRDDLDITLPLNASEVSVEPTKKTRCLQRAKRIDKSLRFEEEEEEMAKPLAKKEGQKPRKVVRFQLENNIIIEPKKPVRFDLDQELVPEEKPLEEKESLNKVKGKEEVVRIKIKMTKQEAQRLLGKCKNDSVLDFEHVVDQIAHVPVHQLQVSMVVVACNKERQENDSWLSKME; encoded by the coding sequence atgatGGATACTTTATCTAGATGCTTCAACGGACTCCAAGAAAGATACGAGAGCGTTCTAGAAGCAAAATCAATTTACAGAGACGACTTAGACATAACGTTGCCTCTGAACGCATCAGAGGTTTCAGTAGAACCCACCAAGAAGACTCGTTGCTTGCAGAGAGCCAAGAGGATAGACAAATCCTTGAGGTtcgaagaggaagaggaagagatggCAAAGCCACTGGCCAAGAAAGAAGGTCAGAAGCCACGTAAGGTTGTGAGGTTTCAGTTAGAGAATAATATAATCATCGAGCCGAAGAAGCCAGTGAGGTTCGATCTTGATCAAGAACTTGTACCGGAGGAGAAGCCGCTGGAGGAGAAAGAGagtttaaataaagttaaaggGAAGGAGGAGGTTGTGAGGATTAAGATCAAGATGACAAAGCAGGAAGCTCAAAGGCTACTAGGGAAATGCAAAAACGATAGTGTTTTGGATTTCGAGCATGTGGTGGACCAGATAGCACACGTCCCGGTTCATCAGCTTCAAGTCTCTATGGTTGTGGTTGCTTGTAATAAAGAGCGACAGGAAAATGACAGCTGGTTATCTAAGATGGAATAG
- the LOC130510897 gene encoding LRR receptor-like serine/threonine-protein kinase GHR1, whose product METASPLVRLCLEEACKSRDAVDRWRLQRRSLERLPPHLADALLRQLLLRRLLFPSLLEVFKHSVEKIDLRGESSVNGEWMAYIGGFVNLYSLNLSDCPRINNSTIWPITGLTCLKELDLSRCSKVTDAGMKHLQSVVNLEKLWISQTGVKEAGISLLASLKKLSLLDLGGLPVTDHNLSSLQALTKLEYLDIWGSNVTNQGAVSILEFPNLSFLNLSWTSVTQAPNIPHLECLLMNKCTVVSISNPHSSSVLASLKKLVLSGATFSAETEVFSFTSKSSITHLDVSKTFIQDFSFLETMTKLEHLDLSSTAFGDDSVEFVLCVGDTLRNLNVSYTKITYAGVELLSGHVPRLETLSLSQTSIDDLSILCISNRMPCIKALDLSRTSIRGFIQQQSPEEEEEAKPSLAALKSLTALTTLSLEHPHLSDIALSPLSSLTGLTHLSLKSNSLTDSTLHHLSSLPNLVSLGFQDAVLTNLGLEKFKPPSSLRTLDLKGCWLLTEAAVTGLCKKHPHIKVMHEFALESSSLDQNKTLPRSSPPPQSLAKVGRRKNNQSPETSAAVSRSFIDQRMKYNREDLFALQDSPLSRLLPQEGEFVSVPEILADFV is encoded by the exons ATGGAGACGGCGAGTCCGTTGGTTCGTTTATGCTTAGAGGAAGCTTGCAAGAGCAGAGACGCGGTGGATCGATGGCGTCTTCAGCGCCGTAGCCTTGAGCGGCTGCCTCCTCACCTCGCCGATGCTCTTCTCCGTCAGCTCCTCCTCCGCCGTCTTCTTTTCCCTTCGCTACTCGA AGTATTCAAACATTCAGTGGAGAAGATAGATCTCCGAGGAGAAAGCTCCGTCAACGGAGAATGGATGGCGTACATTGGAGGCTTTGTTAATCTCTATTCTCTGAATCTTTCTGATTGCCCTAGAATCAACAACTCCACCATCTGGCCTATCacag gatTAACATGTTTGAAGGAGTTGGATCTTTCAAGATGCTCAAAGGTTACGGATGCTGGTATGAAGCACCTCCAGTCTGTTGTGAATTTGGAGAAGTTGTGGATTTCGCAGACGGGCGTTAAGGAAGCTGGAATCTCTCTTCTTGCTTCGCTTAAAAAATTGTCTCTTCTTGATTTGGGTGGCTTACCTGTTACTGATCACAACTTGAGCTCCCTCCAG GCACTGACGAAGCTGGAGTACCTTGACATCTGGGGAAGCAATGTAACCAACCAAGGAGCTGTCAGTATTCTCGAATTTCCAAACTTGAGCTTTCTTAATCTCTCATGGACCAGCGTCACGCAAGCTCCAAACATTCCGCATCTTGAATGCTTACTCATGAACAAGTGTACCGTTGTCTCCATATCAAACCCTCACAGCAGCTCCGTATTAGCTTCCTTGAAAAAGCTCGTTTTATCCGGAGCCACGTTCAGTGCTGAAACCGAGGTCTTTTCCTTCACCAGCAAAAGCTCTATAACCCACTTAGACGTTTCCAAGACTTTCATCCAAGACTTCAGCTTCTTAGAAACTATGACTAAGCTGGAGCATCTTGATCTGAGCTCAACAGCTTTCGGGGATGACTCTGTTGAGTTTGTGTTATGTGTTGGTGATACTCTTAGGAATCTCAATGTCTCGTATACAAAAATCACTTACGCTGGGGTTGAACTTCTTTCCGGACACGTCCCACGGCTCGAGACATTATCTCTGTCCCAGACATCTATCGACGATCTGTCCATCTTGTGTATCAGCAACAGGATGCCTTGCATTAAAGCCCTTGACTTGAGCAGGACCAGCATCCGAG GATTCATCCAGCAACAATctccagaagaagaagaagaagcaaagccGTCTCTAGCAGCACTAAAATCTTTAACTGCCCTTACAACGTTGAGTCTAGAACATCCGCACCTAAGCGACATTGCTCTCTCTCCTCTGAGTAGCCTTACCGGCTTAACACATTTGTCCCTGAAAAGCAATTCCCTCACAGATTCCACACTCCACCATCTCTCATCTCTCCCAAACCTAGTCAGCCTCGGCTTCCAAGATGCGGTGTTGACCAACCTCGGTCTCGAGAAGTTTAAACCGCCGTCAAGCCTGAGAACACTCGACCTCAAAGGCTGTTGGCTTTTAACCGAAGCTGCTGTCACCGGTCTCTGCAAAAAGCACCCTCACATCAAAGTGATGCATGAGTTTGCTCTAGAATCCTCTTCGCTCGACCAAAACAAAACTCTTCCTCGGTCATCTCCTCCTCCGCAGAGTTTGGCAAAGGTAGGAAGGAGGAAGAACAACCAGAGCCCAGAGACTTCTGCCGCTGTTTCCAGAAGTTTCATAG ATCAGAGGATGAAGTATAATAGGGAAGACTTGTTTGCTCTGCAAGATTCGCCCTTATCGCGATTGCTTCCACAGGAAGGGGAGTTTGTCAGTGTACCGGAGATTCTAGCTGATTTCGTGTAA
- the LOC108838569 gene encoding uncharacterized protein LOC108838569 isoform X1, with the protein MGDGTPRKLNILPDHFTVPTSTTEDSPSPSSSNPQDDDNISLRVGSLSQSQSSSTRRKLKRAAHMLNLFSLRRLPWVVSNGQEKVELSAAELESLRSELSDLEEREAYLKAQLEHVDEVLRSARLSGYLFIRSRWEALPGEPPPLDDAEVDDWLPRFVVLQGPCLFFYLLSTDLSPQDSTLLADIVEVGSLPSYTREFDETHHCFYILTRQGLRFECSSTSKTQVDSWLSVLRHDCRFEPEERLPSGGVN; encoded by the exons ATGGGTGATGGTACTCCTAGGAAACTAAACATCTTACCTGATCACTTTACTGTTCCTACTTCCACCACAGAAgattctccttctccatcatcTTCAAACCCCCAAGACGACGATAATATTTCTTTGAG AGTAGGGTCTCTTAGTCAAAGCCAGTCCAGTAGTACTCGCAGAAAACTGAAAAGAGCAGCACATATGCTGAATCTCTTCTCTCTTCGCCGTCTTCCTTGGGTGGTTTCTAATGGCCAAGAAAAG GTAGAGCTATCAGCAGCAGAGTTAGAGTCACTTAGATCAGAACTATCTGACTTGGAAGAAAGAGAAGCTTACCTCAAAGCACA GCTTGAACATGTGGATGAAGTCTTGCGCTCTGCTCGTTTATCTGGCTATCTCTTTATCCGAAGT CGTTGGGAAGCTCTCCCTGGTGAACCACCTCCACTAGACGATGCAGAAGTAGATGACTGGCTTCCTAGATTCGTCGTTCTCCAAGGACCTTGTCTCTTCTTCTATTTATTATCTACTG ATTTGAGCCCTCAAGATTCGACATTGCTAGCGGATATCGTTGAAGTTGGTTCGTTGCCAAGCTACACGAGAGAGTTCGATGAAACACATCACTGCTTTTACATCTTGACCCGTCAAGGTCTAAGGTTTGAGTGCTCGAGCACTTCTAAAACACAG GTGGATTCTTGGT